The following coding sequences lie in one Rutidosis leptorrhynchoides isolate AG116_Rl617_1_P2 chromosome 6, CSIRO_AGI_Rlap_v1, whole genome shotgun sequence genomic window:
- the LOC139855413 gene encoding uncharacterized protein isoform X1 — translation MLYTRKYWYSTEDKTLPISREDPTVVADYQYPRGICLLLILQGSMFYRIYVAAGSQLKTLESKMVFLFLEARPTIGYGSVSSFSCLECDLHQLNGTLLNDNSLFGFTTGSHVSKLWSILLTSPIVSSVTVNGEADGLKKSNPSLNHVELVAAIFRISGFHLFLRGYYTVFRTRKK, via the exons ATGCTATACACCCGAAAATATTGGTATAGCACTGAAGACAAAACATTACCGATTTCTCGAGAGGATCCAACAGTAGTTGCAGACTACCAATACCCTCGGGGGATCTGTCTGCTGCTCATTCTACAAGGATCGATGTTCTACCGAATATATGTTGCTGCTGGCTCACAACTCAAAACGTTGGAATCAAAAATGGTGTTTCTGTTTCTGGAAGCACGGCCCACAATCGGATATGGTTCAGTTTCTTCTTTTAGTTGCTTGGAGTGTGACCTGCACCAATTGAACGGAACACTACTCAATGACAATTCTTTGTTCGGTTTTACTACTGGGTCCCATGTCTCAAAACTTTGGTCTATCCTGCTAACTTCACCAATAGTTAGTTCTG TGACAGTTAATGGGGAAGCAGATGGCCTTAAAAAGTCAAATCCATCACTCAACCATGTTGAGTTAG TAGCTGCCATTTTCAGAATATCGGGTTTTCATCTGTTCTTAAGAG GTTACTATACCGTTTTTCGTACAAGAAAAAAATGA
- the LOC139855413 gene encoding uncharacterized protein isoform X2, whose translation MLYTRKYWYSTEDKTLPISREDPTVVADYQYPRGICLLLILQGSMFYRIYVAAGSQLKTLESKMVFLFLEARPTIGYGSVSSFSCLECDLHQLNGTLLNDNSLFGFTTGSHVSKLWSILLTSPIVSSVTVNGEADGLKKSNPSLNHVELAAIFRISGFHLFLRGYYTVFRTRKK comes from the exons ATGCTATACACCCGAAAATATTGGTATAGCACTGAAGACAAAACATTACCGATTTCTCGAGAGGATCCAACAGTAGTTGCAGACTACCAATACCCTCGGGGGATCTGTCTGCTGCTCATTCTACAAGGATCGATGTTCTACCGAATATATGTTGCTGCTGGCTCACAACTCAAAACGTTGGAATCAAAAATGGTGTTTCTGTTTCTGGAAGCACGGCCCACAATCGGATATGGTTCAGTTTCTTCTTTTAGTTGCTTGGAGTGTGACCTGCACCAATTGAACGGAACACTACTCAATGACAATTCTTTGTTCGGTTTTACTACTGGGTCCCATGTCTCAAAACTTTGGTCTATCCTGCTAACTTCACCAATAGTTAGTTCTG TGACAGTTAATGGGGAAGCAGATGGCCTTAAAAAGTCAAATCCATCACTCAACCATGTTGAGTTAG CTGCCATTTTCAGAATATCGGGTTTTCATCTGTTCTTAAGAG GTTACTATACCGTTTTTCGTACAAGAAAAAAATGA